In the genome of Flavobacteriaceae bacterium YJPT1-3, the window AGCAAGTTTTTCTGGATAGAGACGCCAAACGATTGTTCTACTATCAAGGCAATTACAGTTTGGTCACTGCTGACGTGATCGTAGACATGAACGCGACTTCAGACAGCGGATTTCTGCGGGCGGTTAAACTGGAATCCAAGGCTTTGGAGATGCTGGCGGTTCAAATTGAGCAGTTCCGCGATGACCTCAAGGCAGAGAACAGTCAGCAAATACTACGTAAAGCCGATATCAGGCGAATAAAAGAAGCGGTAGAGATCATTAAACAAGATCTGGCCGACATCAAGTCGGTTAAATCCCTATCGAGACGGGTGGGGCTCAACACCAACAAATTGCAGCAGGGCTTTAAGCATCAATACAACGAGACGGTCAACAACTTTATTCAGAAAGAACGCCTCTCCAAGGCGCAGAATTTGCTTCAGGACTCAGAATACAGCATTTCAGAGATCACCCACAAGGTAGGCTTTTCCAATCCCAGCTATTTATCGAAACTGTTTAAAGAACGCTATGGGATCAGTCCCAAAGAATTTAGAACGGGATTGGTGCGCGAAGCTTCAAAATAGCTTACTGGCCGAGATCCTGCACTTCAAAATAGGTAAGCTCCCCCTGATCAAATTGCACCTGCACCTCAATGGGATTGCAACAGACCTCACAATCTTCCACGTAAGTCGTTTTCGATACCGATGGATCAACCAACATGGAGATCTCTTCCCAACAGTAAGGACACTGAAAGAAATGTTCCCACATAAGCTATAACTCGATGTTTAAAAGCTGCCCGGTAAGCTGAAGCAACTGTAATTCTGCCAATTTTGCATCGTACTTCGCCAGATTCTTGGTCGTCAGTGCATTCAGTAAATTGATCTGCGCCTGTCGAAATTCTAAGGATGTAATTTGACCTAATCGTAACCGCTCCTGAGAACGATTAAAATTATCGAGGTTGGTGGCCACGTTCTCTTCCTGCAAGCGGTAGATGGCCAGGGCGTTTTTATAATTGCCGCGGGCATTGGCAATGTCCCGAAACACCTGAAGTTCGAGCTGCTCCTTTTCCAGACGTCTATTGTCTTCCTGTATACGGGCATTTTTTAATCCGGTGACGCTTCTACCCCCGTCAAATAAATTCCAGGTCAGATTCGCACCCAGCGCAAAGGTATTATTCGTACTGGTAGTCCCCGGGAAGAAGGCAGAGGCCGGGTTGTTGGACAAGTTCCATCCGTAACTTCCGGTCAACCCAATGGTGGGCAAAAATAGGGATTTGGCCCCCTTGACCTGATACTCACTCAAAATGACATTGCTCTCCGCTTGCAATAGGGTGACATTATTTTCTTCCGCCTTTTGCACAAAAGAAGTTAACCGCAAATCATCAATTAGCGTGACCGTGGTATCTACGGCATAGGTAGCCTCTAAACTTTGATTCAATACCACATTGAGATCGCGGCGGGCATTTTCCAATTGCTGTCGGGCGTTCATCAGATTAATGCTGTCCGTATTGATGTCCACTTTGGCGTTGAGCACATCCAGTTTGTTGGCCTGGCCATAATCAAATTGATATTGGGCGCGTAGAGCGCGGTCGCGAGAGATCCCTAACGCTTGTTCGAAGACCGACACATTTTCGGTCAATCGGGCCACCTCAAAATACACGCTGAATAATTGTAAAGCCGTCGTTTCTATGGTCTGCCTTACCTGTAATTGCGTCAGATTATAGGTTTCCTGCAGCTGCTTAAAATTGTAAAACCGACCCAGTCCGTCAAAAAGCAAGTAATTCACATTGATGCTCGCATTGTATCGCTGGGTGATCGCATCATTGATGACTACATCTTCCCGGGGATTACCTTGCTGGTCCAAAGCACCGTTGAAATCCGTTTCGCTGTCCACATTGCTGTAATCAGCTCCGGCATTACCCGTCACTGTGGGCAGATAACCTGAATTCAGTAGTTCCTGATTGTTCTCGGCGATCTCCTCCTGATTTCGGGCAAGTTGAATTCCAAAGTTATTTTCCAGCATCAGACCCAACGCCTCCTGTTTGCTCAAGATACCTGCTGTAGCCGGCTGAGCCTCTTGCGCACTCGCTTTCGCGAAAGCGAACCCGGCAATGATCATCAGAATACTAGCGAGCTTATGCAGCTTCATCATCTTGTTCTTCAATATTCTTTTCTTTAATAGCGCGTTCTACCTCTTCTTTGGTCACTTCGTTACCCGTGATCAGCCACTTGATCTTGGTCTTGGCCGAATTGGTCACCGAGATCAATAAGGGCAATAACAATAGGGTAAGCACGGTAGCAATTCCGATACCGTAGGCAATAGAAATGGCCATGGGTTTTAAGAATTGGGCCTGTCGGCTCTTCTCAAAAAGGAGCGGTGCCAATCCGGCAATGGTGGTCAGAGAGGTTAAAAATATCGCTCTAAAACGAGACTTACCGGCTTCATAAAGGGCCTCATCAAATTTAAGCCCTTCGGTCAGGAAGCTGTTGAATTTACCGATGAGCACCAGGCCATCATTCACCATAATTCCGATCAAGGCAATGATCCCCAGAGCGGAGAGCACATTGATGGGGAACCCATGTATGGCATGCCCCCAGGCCACACCAATGATGCTGAACGGAATAAGCGATAACAATAGAAACGGTTGACTGTAGGAGCGAAAGGTAAAGGCGATGGTAGCAAAAATGAGGAAAATGACCACCGGAAAAACCTTACCGGCAGAGTTAGACAGCTTTTCAGCCTCTCGATTCTGACCCTCGTAGGAGACAGAAACCGTGGGGTACTTAGACTGGATCTCCGGAATTTTATTGGTCTGTATGTCCAGTAAGATGTCTGTCGCACTGTCGTTGGGATTCTCTAGATCAGCCTCCACCCGGATCTCCCTTTTTCCGTCTAAGTGACTAATGGATTCTTCTCCACGAGCAATGGTGTAGGTCGCGATTTCAGAAAATGGAACACGCGCTCCGCTTGGCGTTTGTATGCGCATATTATCCAAATTCTTAATGGAGGAACGGTTGGCTTCGTCATAGCGCACCCAGACGCGAATCTCATCCTGACCCCGCTGAAAACGCTGGGCTTGAGCCCCAAAGAATCCGGCACGCACCTGACCCATGACCTGCTGTAGGTTAAGTCCTAAGGCATAGGCACTTTCTTTTAGGGTAACGTCCAGCTCTTTCTTTCCTTCCGGATCGGTATCCACCACATCTCTCAACTGCGGATTTTCGTCCAGGTAGGCTCTAAGTTCCTCTTTGGCACCTTCCAATTCTTCTTTGTTGTTACTGAGCAGAGCTACGGAGATGGGTTTCCCGCCAAAATTCCCTCCGGAACCAAAGGTCAATCGCTCTACTCCGTACACCTCGCCTACTTCATCGCGTATGGCGTTAGTGATCTCCGGGGAGCCCATATCCCGCTCTTCACCGGGTAATAAATTCACCGTAAGGGAGGCCTTATTATTCCCTGGACCTACCCGTTTAATGATATTTTCTACAACCTGTTTGTTTTCAGTTTGCTTTTCGGTAAGCTCTTCATTGACCCTCCAGGCCGCCTGTTCGACCATGGTGATGATGGAATCGGTGATTTTTGGATTGGTTCCCTCGGGCATCAGCAGATCAATACTTACCCGGTCACTGGCGATACTGGGGAAAATGGTCAATCGAACGACTCCGCTGGCAATGGAAGCGATGGTAACGACCATCAACGCCACATAAATCGAAAAGATGATGAAGCGATTATTTAAGGTAAAGCGTAAGGCAGGCGCATAGATCTTATCCCGACAAAAACTCATGAACTGATCTCCATATTCATTGAACTTCCTGAGCTTCATAAAGATCTTGGAAATCCCCTTCTGCTCCTTCTTATCCAATTCTTCCTGACGGACCAAAGCTTTGGAATGCGCAATATGCGCTGGCAGGATGATCAAAGCTTCTACCAAAGACACCACCAGTGTTAAAATAACCACCGTAGAGACC includes:
- a CDS encoding AraC family transcriptional regulator; the encoded protein is MNSHYVKSLPIQEVLGDLAEAFQAQVDHQCGECVLELPGHIGEGYIRGTNFKQGLGLIEYNCKFYEATALHFSVNQVHPLKFIFCNKGTLEHTFEEKEGANIIKRYQNILIASSRYNGHILRFPRNKHIHLNSLEVDRAKFYDDYNCSIDYLDEDLQQVFLDRDAKRLFYYQGNYSLVTADVIVDMNATSDSGFLRAVKLESKALEMLAVQIEQFRDDLKAENSQQILRKADIRRIKEAVEIIKQDLADIKSVKSLSRRVGLNTNKLQQGFKHQYNETVNNFIQKERLSKAQNLLQDSEYSISEITHKVGFSNPSYLSKLFKERYGISPKEFRTGLVREASK
- a CDS encoding CPXCG motif-containing cysteine-rich protein, with product MWEHFFQCPYCWEEISMLVDPSVSKTTYVEDCEVCCNPIEVQVQFDQGELTYFEVQDLGQ
- a CDS encoding TolC family protein; this translates as MKNKMMKLHKLASILMIIAGFAFAKASAQEAQPATAGILSKQEALGLMLENNFGIQLARNQEEIAENNQELLNSGYLPTVTGNAGADYSNVDSETDFNGALDQQGNPREDVVINDAITQRYNASINVNYLLFDGLGRFYNFKQLQETYNLTQLQVRQTIETTALQLFSVYFEVARLTENVSVFEQALGISRDRALRAQYQFDYGQANKLDVLNAKVDINTDSINLMNARQQLENARRDLNVVLNQSLEATYAVDTTVTLIDDLRLTSFVQKAEENNVTLLQAESNVILSEYQVKGAKSLFLPTIGLTGSYGWNLSNNPASAFFPGTTSTNNTFALGANLTWNLFDGGRSVTGLKNARIQEDNRRLEKEQLELQVFRDIANARGNYKNALAIYRLQEENVATNLDNFNRSQERLRLGQITSLEFRQAQINLLNALTTKNLAKYDAKLAELQLLQLTGQLLNIEL
- a CDS encoding efflux RND transporter permease subunit, which gives rise to MRKLLHYFIKYDVAVNVIILAFIAFGIVGALRLKSSFFPLVDSTIINISVNYPGAAPQEIEEGVILKIEDNLKGLVGIDRVTSTSRENGGSITVEIDQDEDIDIMLTEVKNAVDRVPNFPGGMEPLVVAKQEAIRPTISFAVSGKGISLKALKQMAREIEYDLRGMKGISQIEITGFPQEEIEIAVREQDLLAYNVTFQEVAQAVGQANILTTGGDIKTEEEDYLIRASNRSYYGVGLNDIVVKSESNGNVITLSDVADVRDRFSETPNASYFNGNIAVNVEVSNTNNEDLIPTADKINEYVETFNATHNNVQLDVVSDSSITLKQRTQLLIENGAAGIFLVLFFLSFFLNTRLAFWVAFGLPVAFLGMFVFAGFFDVTINVLSLFGMIIVIGILVDDGIVISENIYQHYEKGKSPIQAAVDGTIEVLPPILSAIITTVLAFSTFLFLDSRIGEFFAEVSTVVILTLVVSLVEALIILPAHIAHSKALVRQEELDKKEQKGISKIFMKLRKFNEYGDQFMSFCRDKIYAPALRFTLNNRFIIFSIYVALMVVTIASIASGVVRLTIFPSIASDRVSIDLLMPEGTNPKITDSIITMVEQAAWRVNEELTEKQTENKQVVENIIKRVGPGNNKASLTVNLLPGEERDMGSPEITNAIRDEVGEVYGVERLTFGSGGNFGGKPISVALLSNNKEELEGAKEELRAYLDENPQLRDVVDTDPEGKKELDVTLKESAYALGLNLQQVMGQVRAGFFGAQAQRFQRGQDEIRVWVRYDEANRSSIKNLDNMRIQTPSGARVPFSEIATYTIARGEESISHLDGKREIRVEADLENPNDSATDILLDIQTNKIPEIQSKYPTVSVSYEGQNREAEKLSNSAGKVFPVVIFLIFATIAFTFRSYSQPFLLLSLIPFSIIGVAWGHAIHGFPINVLSALGIIALIGIMVNDGLVLIGKFNSFLTEGLKFDEALYEAGKSRFRAIFLTSLTTIAGLAPLLFEKSRQAQFLKPMAISIAYGIGIATVLTLLLLPLLISVTNSAKTKIKWLITGNEVTKEEVERAIKEKNIEEQDDEAA